The sequence below is a genomic window from Pseudomonas cannabina.
TCGGCGGTTTCGATCTTCAGTTCGACGCCCAGATCGTCGGCAAAACGCTTGACCAGTTCGTATTCGAAGCCGGTTTCACCGTTGCGATCCTGAAAATACGTCGCCGGGCTGTTACGGGTGATCACGCGCAGAACGCCGTCCTCCTTGACTCGCTCCAATGTGTTGGGTTTCTCAACACAGGCACCGAGCATCAGGAAGAGTCCGGTTGCGATGAGCCACTTGGCGCAACGTGGGCGGAAGTCTAGTCTGAAGAACATCGGTGCAGTATACGCAAAGCGCACCGGGCGCCATATCTCGACAGTGACGCTTGCGTCTGATAAGCGAAGGCTTTTTGGTGACATTTGTCGCATTTTTTGACGTGGAGCGACATTCGGGCGCACGAGAGGCTGCCGTTTTGGGTGATCCAGGTCACGCTTTAGGCTAGAATACGCGGCCTCAAAGCACACCCCTTCTCGAGGCTGTCCCGAAGATGTTGATCCTGCGCGGTGCTCCTGCCCTTTCTGCCTTCCGCCACAGCAAATTACTAGAACAACTGAAACAAAAAGTTTCAGCTGTCAGTGGCTTGTACGCCGAATTCGCCCACTTCGCGGACGTTACCGACGTTCTGACCCGCGAAGAACAGCAGGTTCTCGACCGCCTCTTGAAATACGGCCCGAGCGTGCCGGTTCAAGAGCCGAGCGGCCGGCTGTTTCTGGTGTTGCCGCGGTTTGGCACTATTTCGCCATGGTCGAGCAAGGCCAGCGATATCGCTCGCAACTGCGGCCTGAGCAAAGTCCAGCGCATCGAGCGCGGGATTGCCTTCTATGTAGAAGGGCAGTTCAGCGACGTCGAGGCGCAGGCCATTGCCGACAGCCTGCATGACCGGATGACCCAGCTAGTATTGGGTGACCACGAGCAGGCCGCTGGTCTGTTCAGTCACGCTCAGCCAAAGCCGCTGACGGCGGTCGACATTCTGGGCGGTGGACGCGCAGCGCTGGAAAAAGCCAACGTCGAGCTGGGCCTGGCCCTCGCTGAAGACGAAATCGATTACCTGATCACCAGCTTCAATGGCCTGGGGCGCAACCCGCATGACATCGAGCTGATGATGTTCGCTCAGGCGAACTCCGAGCACTGCCGTCACAAGATCTTCAACGCCAGTTGGGACATCGACGGTCAGAGCCAGGAAAAAAGCCTGTTCGGCATGATCAAGAACACCTATCAGATGCACAGCGAAGGCGTGCTGTCCGCTTACAAGGACAATGCTTCGGTGATCGTCGGCAGCGTTGCCGGCCGCTTCTTCCCGGACCCTGAAACCCGCCGGTACGGTGCGGTGCAGGAGCCGGTGCACATTCTGATGAAGGTCGAGACCCACAACCACCCGACCGCCATTGCGCCGTTTCCTGGCGCGGCAACCGGTTCCGGTGGCGAGATTCGTGACGAAGGTGCAACCGGTCGTGGCGCCAAACCGAAAGCGGGCCTGACCGGTTTCACCGTGTCCAACCTGCAGATTCCCGGTTTCGTGCAACCCTGGGAAGTGCCGTACGGCAAGCCCGAGCGCATCGTGACCGCGTTGGACATCATGATCGAAGGCCCGCTGGGTGGCGCGGCGTTCAACAACGAGTTCGGCCGTCCGGCGCTGACCGGTTACTTCCGCACCTTCGAGCAGTCCATTACCACCCGGCACGGCGATGAGGTACGGGGTTACCACAAACCGATCATGCTGGCAGGCGGTATGGGCAACATTCGCGAAGATCACGTCCAGAAGGGCGAGATCACTGTGGGTTCCAAGCTGATCGTGCTGGGCGGCCCGGCCATGCTGATCGGTCTGGGCGGCGGCGCGGCGTCTTCGATGGCGACCGGCACCAGCTCGGCAGACCTTGATTTCGCTTCGGTTCAGCGTGAAAACCCTGAAATGGAGCGTCGCTGTCAGGAAGTGATCGACCGCTGCTGGCAGCTGGGCGACCGTAACCCGATCAGCTTCATCCATGACGTTGGCGCCGGTGGTTTGTCCAACGCCTTCCCCGAGCTGGTCAACGATGGCAACCGGGGTGGTCGTTTCGAACTGCGGAACGTGCCGAATGACGAGCCGGGCATGGCCCCGCTGGAAATCTGGAGCAACGAATCCCAGGAGCGTTACGTGCTGGCCGTAGGCGTCGAAGACTACGAGCGCTTCAAGGCCATCTGCGAGCGCGAGCGCTGTCCGTTTGCGGTGGTCGGCGAAGCCACTGCCGAACCGCAACTGACCGTGACCGACAGCCACTTCGGCAACAGCCCGGTGGACATGCCGCTGGAAGTGCTGCTTGGCAAGGCGCCGCGCATGCACCGTTCGGTCGAGCGCGAAGAAGAAATCGGTGATGATTTCGATCCGAGCACCCTGGATATAGAGGAAAGCGTACAGCGTGTATTGCGTCACCCGGCGGTCGCCAGCAAGAGCTTCCTGATCACCATTGGTGACCGCAGCATTACTGGTCTGGTCGCCCGCGACCAGATGGTCGGTCCGTGGCAGGTGCCGGTTGCAGACTGCGCCGTGACCGCGACCAGCTTCGACGTCAATACCGGCGAAGCCATGGCGATGGGCGAGCGTACCCCGCTGGCGCTGCTGGATGCTCCGGCGTCGGGCCGCATGGCAATCGGCGAGACCCTGACCAACATCGCGGCCTCGCGCATCGGCAAGCTGTCCGATATCAAACTGTCGGCCAACTGGATGTCGGCGGCTGGCCATCCCGGCGAAGATGCACGCTTGTATGACACCGTGAAAGCGGTGGGCATGGAACTGTGTCCAGAGCTGGGCATCACGATTCCGGTGGGCAAGGACTCGATGTCCATGAAGACCCGCTGGAGCGATGAAGGCACCGAAAAAAGCGTGACTTCGCCACTGTCGCTGATCGTGACCGGCTTCGCGCCCGTGCTCGACATTCGTCAGACCCTGACCCCAGAGCTGCGCATGGACAAGGGCATCACGGACCTGATCCTGATCGATCTGGGTCGTGGTCAGAACCGTATGGGTGCCTCCATCCTGGCTCAGACCCACGGCAAGCTGGGCCGCGTGGCGCCGGATGTCGACGACGCTGAAGACCTCAAGGCTTTCTTCGCCGTGATTCAGGGCCTCAACGCCGACGGGCATATTCTGTCCTATCACGACCGTTCCGACGGCGGTTTGCTGGTCAGCGCGCTGGAAATGGCCTTCGCCGGTCATTGCGGCCTGAACCTGCACCTCGACGGTCTGGCTGATAATGCCTCCGAGCTGAGCGCGATTCTGTTCAACGAAGAGCTGGGTGCCGTTATCCAGGTTCGTCAGGACGCCACGCCGCTGGTGCTGTCGCAGTTCAGCGCCGCCGGTCTGGCAGATTGCGTCGCGGTCATCGGTCAACCGATCAACAACGACGAAGTCTCGATCAGCTTCCTGGGCGAACCCGTGTTCAGCGGCCAGCGCCGTCTGCTGCAGCGTCAGTGGGCCGAGACCAGTTACCAGATCCAGCGTTTGCGTGATAACGCCGAGTGCGCCGATCAGGAATTCGATGCCTTGCTGGAGGAGGACAATCCAGGTCT
It includes:
- the purL gene encoding phosphoribosylformylglycinamidine synthase, encoding MLILRGAPALSAFRHSKLLEQLKQKVSAVSGLYAEFAHFADVTDVLTREEQQVLDRLLKYGPSVPVQEPSGRLFLVLPRFGTISPWSSKASDIARNCGLSKVQRIERGIAFYVEGQFSDVEAQAIADSLHDRMTQLVLGDHEQAAGLFSHAQPKPLTAVDILGGGRAALEKANVELGLALAEDEIDYLITSFNGLGRNPHDIELMMFAQANSEHCRHKIFNASWDIDGQSQEKSLFGMIKNTYQMHSEGVLSAYKDNASVIVGSVAGRFFPDPETRRYGAVQEPVHILMKVETHNHPTAIAPFPGAATGSGGEIRDEGATGRGAKPKAGLTGFTVSNLQIPGFVQPWEVPYGKPERIVTALDIMIEGPLGGAAFNNEFGRPALTGYFRTFEQSITTRHGDEVRGYHKPIMLAGGMGNIREDHVQKGEITVGSKLIVLGGPAMLIGLGGGAASSMATGTSSADLDFASVQRENPEMERRCQEVIDRCWQLGDRNPISFIHDVGAGGLSNAFPELVNDGNRGGRFELRNVPNDEPGMAPLEIWSNESQERYVLAVGVEDYERFKAICERERCPFAVVGEATAEPQLTVTDSHFGNSPVDMPLEVLLGKAPRMHRSVEREEEIGDDFDPSTLDIEESVQRVLRHPAVASKSFLITIGDRSITGLVARDQMVGPWQVPVADCAVTATSFDVNTGEAMAMGERTPLALLDAPASGRMAIGETLTNIAASRIGKLSDIKLSANWMSAAGHPGEDARLYDTVKAVGMELCPELGITIPVGKDSMSMKTRWSDEGTEKSVTSPLSLIVTGFAPVLDIRQTLTPELRMDKGITDLILIDLGRGQNRMGASILAQTHGKLGRVAPDVDDAEDLKAFFAVIQGLNADGHILSYHDRSDGGLLVSALEMAFAGHCGLNLHLDGLADNASELSAILFNEELGAVIQVRQDATPLVLSQFSAAGLADCVAVIGQPINNDEVSISFLGEPVFSGQRRLLQRQWAETSYQIQRLRDNAECADQEFDALLEEDNPGLTVKLGFDVNDDIAAPYIKTGVRPQVAVLREQGVNGQVEMAAAFDRAGFNAIDVHMSDILAGRVDLNDFKGMVACGGFSYGDVLGAGEGWAKSALFNSRARDAFQGFFERSDSFTLGVCNGCQMLSNLHELIPGSEFWPHFVRNRSEQFEARVAMVQVQESASIFLQGMAGSRMPIAIAHGEGHAEFRNEDALLEADVSGTVALRFVDNHGKVTESYPANPNGSPRGIGGMTTLDGRVTIMMPHPERVFRAVQNSWRPEDWNEDGAWMRMFRNARAWVN